The sequence TACTTTGCAGCACACTTATTCTATTAAGCTAAAACAACGAAAAAAGGAAATTGTTTTAATGGCTCTAACAACTGTTATTCTTGCTGCGGGTAAAGGTACTCGCATGCGTTCTGCTCTACCTAAAGTTTTGCACAACGTTGCAGGTAAACCAATGGTGCAGCACGTTATTGATAATGCGATGGCATTAGGTGCAACAACTACAAACTTAGTTTACGGACACGGCGGCGAACTATTACAACAACAACTTGCCGATAACAATGTAAATTGGGTACTCCAAGCAGAGCAACTTGGTACTGGCCACGCAGTAGCTCAAGCTAACCCACACATTAATGACGACGACACAGTACTTGTTTTATACGGCGATGTACCACTTACAAAGCAATCAACGCTTGAGCGCTTATTAGCTGCAACACCTAAAAATGGTTTAGCGGTATTAACAGTTAATTTGGTTAACCCAAATGGTTACGGCCGTATGCTGCGTGAAAATGGCAAGCTTGTTGGTATTGTTGAGCAAAAAGATGCAAGCCCAGAGCAGTTACTTATTACCGAAGTAAATACAGGCATTATGGCTGTTAACGGTAAGCTATTAAAAACATGGTTAGGTAACTTATCTAACAATAATGCACAAGGCGAGTACTACTTAACAGATATCGTTGCAATGGCTCACAGTGAAGGCGTAGAAATTACTTCAGCTCAGCCTGACCATGCAATGGAAGTTGAGGGCGCAAATAACCGCGTACAACTTGCTGGTCTTGAGCGTGCTTACCAAGCATGGCAAGCGCAAGAGCTAATGTTAAATGGTGCTACACTTGCTGATCCTGCGCGTATAGATGTACGTGGCGATGTTAAAACAGGCGAAGACGTATTAATTGATATAAACGTTATTTTTGAAGGCACAGTCACGCTTGGTAACAATGTACAAATAGGTCCAAACTGCGTCCTTAAAAATTGTAGTATTGGCGATAACGTTGTCATTAAAGCGAATACCCTTATTGAAGGTGCCACAGTTGCTGATAAATGTACGCTGGGTCCTTATGCTCGCCTTCGCCCTGGCGCTGTAATGGAAGAAGACTCGCACATTGGTAACTTTGTAGAGATGAAAAAAACCCGATTAGGTAAAGGCTCTAAAGCCAACCACTTAAGTTATTTAGGTGATGCTGAAATTGGCGAAAAAGTGAATATTGGCGCTGGCACTATTACCTGTAACTACGATGGTGTTAATAAAGCAAAAACTATTATTGGCGATAATGCCTTTATTGGCTCTAATTCATCACTCGTTGCCCCTGTAAATATAGGTGCAACTGCAACAATTGGTGCAGGCTCTGTGATCACCAGTACTGTTGAAGATGATCAACTAGCAATAGCACGCTCTAAACAGCGTAATTTAACGGGTTGGAAACGACCTGTTAAAAAATAACAATAGAGGCTACTTAGGTAGCCTTTTTATTTTAGCTGAAGTTTAAATTGCTCTTTATAGCGTCTAGACAAGTTAAGTACTTTACCTGTTGTTAGTTTTATTTCACTGTCGCCACTGGGGAGTGGTGTAATGGACTCCACTTTATCGAGTTTTACGCCATGGCTGCGGTGAATTCTACAAAACCCCTGTACTTCAAGTTGTTTGCTCAATGCTGTAAGCGTTGCCCTTAACGGATATATGCGTGAGCCTATATGTAGGTTTACATAATTACCTGACGATTCAAGCCAATCAACATCCTCTATTTTTATAATAAATTCCTTACCGAGCTTTTTAACTAATAAGCGGTTTATGGTCGATGTTGTTTGCAGCTCACTTTCTTCAATTGAAGAGGCTTCACCTAGTAACTGCTGCACCACGTATTGATATACTTTGATAAGTACGATGAAAAACACAAAGCTTATAGCGTCTTTCTGGTATTCATAAATAAGCTCAAACCAGCTAAGTCCAAAGTTGTAAGACCCATCATTCAACAAATATATGAATTTACGAACCCCCACCATAATACCAACGTGTAACACGCTAAATATAATAGAGGCACCAAAGTACCTACCTAAAGAGGTAGTGATATTTTGCCAATTAAAAGGTAAGTGTCTTAAAAACCAAATTAAAATAGGGAATATAAGCAAAGCACTCAAGGCACTGGAATACTCCCAAACAAATGGTTCCCACATAGAAAATGTTAAAGCTCCTTCTCTTTGGGCTTCCATTATTTGGGTTGTAGCGTTTACTGTATTATTAATTAATACGTAAGCACACAGTAATACTGATGCGTAAATGCTTTGAAAACGTTGAAAGTGCTG comes from Pseudoalteromonas aliena SW19 and encodes:
- the glmU gene encoding bifunctional UDP-N-acetylglucosamine diphosphorylase/glucosamine-1-phosphate N-acetyltransferase GlmU, encoding MALTTVILAAGKGTRMRSALPKVLHNVAGKPMVQHVIDNAMALGATTTNLVYGHGGELLQQQLADNNVNWVLQAEQLGTGHAVAQANPHINDDDTVLVLYGDVPLTKQSTLERLLAATPKNGLAVLTVNLVNPNGYGRMLRENGKLVGIVEQKDASPEQLLITEVNTGIMAVNGKLLKTWLGNLSNNNAQGEYYLTDIVAMAHSEGVEITSAQPDHAMEVEGANNRVQLAGLERAYQAWQAQELMLNGATLADPARIDVRGDVKTGEDVLIDINVIFEGTVTLGNNVQIGPNCVLKNCSIGDNVVIKANTLIEGATVADKCTLGPYARLRPGAVMEEDSHIGNFVEMKKTRLGKGSKANHLSYLGDAEIGEKVNIGAGTITCNYDGVNKAKTIIGDNAFIGSNSSLVAPVNIGATATIGAGSVITSTVEDDQLAIARSKQRNLTGWKRPVKK
- a CDS encoding LytR/AlgR family response regulator transcription factor, translating into MNLQHFQRFQSIYASVLLCAYVLINNTVNATTQIMEAQREGALTFSMWEPFVWEYSSALSALLIFPILIWFLRHLPFNWQNITTSLGRYFGASIIFSVLHVGIMVGVRKFIYLLNDGSYNFGLSWFELIYEYQKDAISFVFFIVLIKVYQYVVQQLLGEASSIEESELQTTSTINRLLVKKLGKEFIIKIEDVDWLESSGNYVNLHIGSRIYPLRATLTALSKQLEVQGFCRIHRSHGVKLDKVESITPLPSGDSEIKLTTGKVLNLSRRYKEQFKLQLK